Below is a genomic region from Nostoc sp. UHCC 0870.
TTTAGCTACCCCAATGGAAACCCCATGAGCCACCGCAAGAACTCCGGGTTGATAGCTTCGGATTTCGTGAGAGAGCCGTACTTCCGCAATGTGATTTCCAATTTGGTCTGCCCAGGAGGTCGGCTGTTGACCGTGGAATAAGCCATTGGGGTAGGTAATAATAAAGACCCGTTCCCTTTCAAGCGGCAAGCCAAGGCAGTATGCGGGTATAGTTTCCCATTCGCATATATACCCGATTTGGGAAAGGTCTTTGAGGATAGTTGCCATTCCTAAGCGCGAGTAGCCCTGTGGGATTTTCGATGAGAGCGATCGCTGGTCTGTTGGAGTCGATAATCCTGAACTGTTCAGCCCAGAGTGCGGATCTGGGGTCATCAAGTCCTTGGCGGTTGCCGGAGTTACTTGTGCCACTGCAAGGGAATCCCCCGCACACGATATCGAACTGTCCCCGGTGGCAGAAGTAGGTGGTAATGTCCGGGTGGATTGGGATTTGGGGCTGTTCATGGCGTAGTTGTGATTGGGAGTGTAGCGAAATTTCGACAAATTGCCTAACTTGGAACTTGTGGGACAAACCCGCCGCAGAGATACCGTGATGGCAGAGTCCGCCTATGCCGGAGAATAAGGAGAGGACTGATTTCATGCAACTGCCTCCAAGCCGTATTCAGATAAATCAACTTCGACATTAAACAACCCTTGTTTGCCAATAACACTGATGGGTGGAACAATAGGTCGAATATTGTCCAACTGCCAAGCGAAGCGTCCAGGCTTCCAATCACCAGTATCAATTTCGGTTTCGGGTTGTTGGTTGATGAATTGTGGAGTCATTTTGATGCAGGCGGTGAGGTCAACAAGTGTAACGGCGCACCCAAAAGGTAAGTCCTGCCATTCCAGGTAGTTATCAGTTTGAGTAAGTAGTTGTTGATATTTGTTGATTAAATAGTTGTGAGTTAATTTTTGGGAAGTGCTAACTTTTTTTGCTGCACAGATTAGCAACTGGCCTCTGTAACTGGTGTGCCAAGAGCGAGTTTCGTACTTCTTCAGTCCCATAGGGATAAATGTTGCCCAAGGCTGATGAAGGCTAATGGCTTTGATGATTGTGGTAGTCATGAGTTGTGAATCTTGTGGGGGGATTGTTTGAATGAGACATAAATTAAAACTCAATTTCTTGTGATTGTGATTGTGATTGTGATTGTGATTCTTCCGCGAGCCATTGATGAGCGATCGCCTTGACATCAATCGGAGAAACTGGAGGTTGATAGCTAGTGATGTCATCAAAAATGCCTTGAGGGGAGTGCCAATTGGATTTGGTTTTCATAGCAAATTTGAACTTAGCTAAAACTTGTTGTTTAGTCTCTTCATCCATTGCTAAGAAAAAATTTAAGCGTCGTTCATCAATCTGCCAAGCATACCGAGCAAACATACCAGCATAAATTTCTTGCGTAGGGATTACTTCACCTTGAGCCAGCAGATTAATTTTTTCGAGTACACGACGAACTGACGGTGGTTTTTGAGTCGGGTCGATAGGCTCTCTTTTTACTGGGAAATTTACAACATTTGCCTGACTTGACTCATTAGAGCTTGTTGGCGCAGGGGGAAGAAATCTTACACCAGTTGGCGAATCACAGTAAACACTGACAAACTTCTTCTCCAGCTTGTCTAATTTCCAGTCATTAGCCAGAGCAATAGCTTCTATGCCACCAACGTAAGCAAGGGTAGCATGGCCTTGTGGAGTCAAAGATTGAAGAATTTGTTTTTGATATTCTTCGTTACCAGTTTTGGCCGCAGCGATAACTATCTGCCAGTCAGCGATCGCCCTGACTTCTTTACTGGCGAAAGCAAACTCAACTAGTCGTTTAGCATTGGGGAAGAAATCAAGACTGAGGATTGCTTGTTTGACAGCTATTGTGAATGATTCATCGTCCAGGTGTTCGTTGAGGTATTCTGACCAAATAGCGATCGCGCTCTTGCATAACTCACGGTTGAAGTGTGTTTGCAGTAAAGCGATACCTTTGTCAAATTTCTCTTGAGTAATCATAGTTTTTTCTCCAAGGGTGTAAGGGTCAAGAAATTCCACTTCCCACCTGTCTCAAAGCTCGAATTTTGTACTAGCAGCTTGCCGGATGCGATCTAACTCTTGTTGGTGATTGACCGCAGCCGCAACATTTACCGTAGTTTTGCTTTGACGCTGCTGCTGCCACTCAGTCACCCAACCCACCAATTTCTGCCAACACCGAGGGTCACGTTCGCATTTGTTGATCACGCTAAAACCCAGTGAGATCGTTGGTTGTTGCCCTCGCTTGCAGTTCTCTCCCGCGACGTAAACCGCAAACTCGACGGAGACATCATTACCGCCTGTGAGGATGAATCCGCTTTTACGGTAAGTTTTGACATACTGCCCAATTTCTTGCTTTGCCCAGTCCCGTAATTCCCACTGTTTAAGCGGTATTCCATCAGCGTCAAGTTGTTGGTAACGACGGAGTGTAAGAACTTCACGATTCTCCGGCTCAGTAGTGTCCTGAGTGGAAGCAAGAGTTAAATTCATTTGTTCGAGATTATCGAACGACCCCGCCACGATTGAACCAAATGCAGGATCTGATTTTTGTTGCAAAGATTCGGGTTGATTTGGTAACAAAGAGTGAATTTTTGGGGCTGGTTGATCTGGTTTCTCAAGTTGAAAGTCCAGGGCGAGTTGGTTTAGTTTTTCAACTTGAAGGGCTGGGGTGAGTTGGTCTAGTTTTTCAACTTGAGAGACTGGGGTTGATTGGTCTAGTTGCTCAACTTGAGAGACTGGGGTTGGTTGGTCTAGTTTTTCAGCTTGAGAGACTGGAGTGGGTTGGTCTAGTTGCTCAACTTGAGAGACTGGGGTTGGTTGGTCTAGTAATTCTGTTCCTTCAGAAATTTCTTCACGAAGTGATGAATCGAGTGTGAGGAAGTGTGTTTCTTCTCTCTTTTTGTTTTCTTTTATTTGGTTTTCTTTATATTGTTTTTCTTTTAGTGGGGTTGATTCACCGCCCCTGGTTCGACCACCTCTGGTCTGACCGCCTCCGGTTTCACCATCTCCGGTCTGACCACCTCCGGTTTTGACCCCCCTGGTTAAGCAATTCGCAATTTCCAGTTCGCAATTCGCAATTGCTTTTAACTGCGAATTGTGAATTGCGAATTGCGAATTGTTTTGGTCACTTGTCAATTCCTTTGTTGGTAAGCTTTGGCGAAAAGCGATCGCATCATCACAGTCTTTAAAAATGTGATATTCACAATCAAATAAGCCTCCACAAGTGCGGATTTTGCGTCTAACTAAATAATTGTAATGTTCGGCATTTTTGAGAATCTTACGTAACTTATCCCGACCATAACCTAAAGCAGTCTGAATGTTATTAAAGTTAATCTCAAAACCTTCATCATGTGATGTCATCCAGCAAATAAGGCGGAATGTGCTGTCATCTATTTCGCTATTACGAATCAATGAATTAGAAATTGGAGTATAATTCTTTTTAAGAGATTTACCCGCTACAACCTTGCTCATAAAAACCTCCGGCAATGCTTCTGTAGCTAATATTCTTGTTTAAACTCACCAAAACCACATCTTTCATTTTCAATTCCCCAACTGTTGAATGCAGCCTGGGGAATTTGTTTTTAGAAGTAATTTGTACTTACTTCCCCGTGAGCAATCGCGCCAACAATACCCTCTGCTTGTTGAAGAGGAATCGCTTGTTCAGGGTTCTTGTAGAAGCCGATAATTTGAGATTTGGGACGAATGACAAGCCGTTGGGAAGTCGTGCGCTTGTCCCATACAAAACAAGAGATAGTAATGTTATCGGTAGCCCAATGACTACCAGTTTTGTCCTTGCGAAAGCAGAACCGGGGCAGGGTTAATACAAGTGATGGTGGGTGTTGCTGCAAGAAATCAGCTCGGTCGTCACAAGGTTCTAAAAAGCTGGTGAGTAAGAAAGCCACAACACCCACACTCGCCTTTTTGAAAGCATTCTTGATAATTGGTGCAGCATATTGAGCATAGGGGGGATTGGTGCAAATCCAATCGCAAGCAGGAAACTCATTCCAGGCTTTGGGCTGTGTTGCATCGTAGTGATAATCAGCATCTTTGTTCGGATCGATGTCGTTCGTCCAGATGGATTTTGTGTATGGCCACACTCGGAGTAAAGAAGCGATCGCACCATGTCCCACACAAGGCTCACCAATCACACCAGATAATCTAACGTGACGCAGTAGTTCAGTTGTGAACCAGGATGGAGATTCGTAGAAGTTCAGGGGATGTTTATTGATCTTATGTTCTGGTTCTATTAGTTTTGTTTGAATGATACTCATTAAATTTCCTCTGATTGCTTAACAATCTGTGCGCTGATTGATTCAAAATCGACTTGGAAGAGATTTAAATCAGTTTGCATTGCTCCAGAATTGTAACGGTCAACAATGTGCTGTTTGATTGCATCTTTTGATAGCCCATCAGGAATATTAATATGAGCTTCACTGTGAATTTTTTCGATTACTTGAACGATGACTTTCATGTAAACATCCTTGAAATTAATCTATTTTTTCGAGGTTACTATCTCGAAACTCTCCAATGTATTGAGTTACAGCATCTCCGTGACAACCTTTTTGAGTTACTGGAGAATCAAGTTCGACTTGCACCCATGTACAATCCATCTCCCACTCGTATTCACAGCCAATAACTGAACCATCTCCTACTGGCGTTTTTACTCGGTCATTTTTATTAAATTTGGACATTGTTTTTACCTCTTTTTTTGACTACTAATAACTGATGACCATTGACCATTAAGCAGTAACCACAGGCTTTCTATTGAAAGCCCCAGCAAGCTTGAGTACCTCCGCCGGGTTCGGATCTGCGAAAAATTCTTCAATAGCCTTGGTCAAACCCTCAGCCACCGCTTTTTCATGGCAAGCGTAAACGTAGACTGATTGTTGAGTGCCGTTAACCAGTCGCGTTTCCTGGCGTGAGCCTAAGTCTGGGTAAAATGTGCGTACCCAAGTACCCAGATGCCCCCGATAGTGAGAGCCACTGGTGGGGACATGACGACCTAGTTCGTTCTCCGCAAAATTCACCACACCCAGCCACTTCTCTTGTGTGCCAGTGAGCGTTTTTCGGTTGTGTTCCGCCAGAAGATTAGCGGCGAAGTCCTTAAAATGTTGCTCGATGTAGGGGTTGAGTCTGCCACCTGTTAAATCCGCAAGAGTCTTCATGGACTGGACAAGAGTGTGCAGACGTTGTTCTGGTGGGGGAAGGGCTGGTGTGGGGGGTTGGGGTGTGATGGTTGGTACAGCTGCAACCAAGTCTAAAATGATGGTGCGGACTTGGGCAGCGATTTCAGACTGTTGTAAAAGCATTGCAATTCTCAAAGCACCCAAAGGACTAAAAATTCTTGCTTTTGGGGTTCTGGAACTTAGACAGAAGGTCTGTCTAACATCCCGTAAGTCCTTGCCAGTAAGGGTTTTAGTTTCTGAGTCTCGAAATTCTGCACTATTGACTCTGTAAACTTCTTTAACTGCTGACTCTGTGACATCAAAATATTCAGCGATTTGTGCAGTAGTAGCCCAACCAGCACCAGCCCAAACAGCAAAGATAATTGCCTTAGCTTTAGCCAGAATTTCTAAGGCTCTGTCATCAGAAAAATTGGTGATAGCTGAAGTCCTCAGTGTTTTTGACTCTAGCAACACTGATGGATTTAAAGGTAAACTCATATCTGTTCCTTTTAGATGGGACGGGCGATCGCTAACTTTGGACGGTGGGCGATCGCTTTTAATTATTTGCCGTTAAAAACATAACTACATTTCAATCCCTAATTCTGCTCCTAGTGCTTTCTCGATGCTTCGTAATGTTTCAATAGGTAATTCCTGAATTTTTTCATTTTCAATCCTGTTCCAATGGGGAGTGCTAATACCTGCCTCTGCTGCCAATTCCGTTAAGGATTTAGGAGAAGCCTTTCTAAGAGCTTTAATTTTTTCTCCCAAACCAGGAATTTCTTTGCTAAACGTAACCCGCATTAACGTTAATTCCACATGCACTACTCCTTAAGTATCTTTGGCGGGGTTGTTTTTCTCATGTTTTTAGTATTGCATATCATGTATTACTTGACAAGTATTACTTTCAGTGATATATTTTATATATAAAGGAGGAAACAAGCACCAGCCTCTCAGAAAAATAAAGCGGTGCTTACGCAATCTGAACCATGACAGCATAATCCAGAGTGACCGCTTGATGAGTAACTGAGGCACTGGCGCAACCAGAGAAGGTGAGGGGTACACAGCCGGGAAATGGATTTGCATGAATAAAAAAATTACCAACAAGACGACTGGCATCTGAAGCTGTATCTGTCGCCTGGCTATTGTGCCTCTTGTTTGGTGATGCTCCGTCCACTGGCTAGGGGCAATAAATACGGCTTCGCCAAACTTCTGTGAGGTGCGCTGTGGTTTACCACAGCGTTCTCCCAACGCCTTCAATCCACGAATCAAAGACAGCAAAGCTGTATGGGAATTGAGAGAAAGCAACGATGCCCAAAAACAAAAGCGATCGCTAGCCCTGAGAAAGTTTGCGATCGCCTTTTTACCTTATTATCAAAGGACTTCTATTATGACTTACACAGCACAAACAAAGCAACCCGTTAACGAACAAGTTCTAGCTACAGAAGAACTGAGAACAGTAGAAATTTCGTTCTTTGACCACGAGATTTACTGCGGGGACAAATTGATAGCCAGCATCAGCTACGACGACGGTGATTTTGTGACGCAACCGTGGGTAGTGATGGTGAATGGTGAAGAAATCCACAGAGCCAACACCTATGCGAAGTGCCACACCTACATCAGAACGCACTACAAACGTGGGACTTTGCCAGTACAGCAGCCCGAAACCCCAGCCGCTACAACGGGGAACGAAATCATGGCTCAGATTGCGGTCGGGTGCGAACAGTTGGGTTTAGAATTGCGGGACGATGGCATATATCGCAACGATAAAAGACTCGTTGAATTTGTGTATAAGAATGGCGTTTGCTGGTATGTAAGAGCTTCTTTAGAACCGTTACAAATAGCTTCTGAATTGCTGTTTGAGGATTGTTCTGGCGAGGAACTTTTGGATATGCCATTCGAGTTATTAACACCTGAACAGTGGGAGAAGGTGCGAGATTTTGAGGCAGTTGAGGAATTAGTAGCGGTCTAGTCAGAAAAAAGGCGATTGCATTCAAGAGTTGCGATCGCCCCACTCCAAAAATCCTGGTGTAAATTATGACACAAACCACCATAGACAAATCGAGTGCAATTCTGCTACCTCCAACAGAATTGCAGATTTCGGGATATAGGCTGGTGTTGGTTTCCTCCAAGACATCGCCCAAGACATGGCGATGCTACAAAGGAATTTCGATGCTGGGATTGTTGTTTGAGCATCCCACGCACTGGTCGAATGCAGTAGACCGGATTAGGTACAGCGAACCATTGGAGGCTGCTGTGGGGTTGGAGGATTTTATGCGCGTAGCGGGGATTGTGAGGGGGCAGCCGCAGGAATCGGAGGAAGGGATTATTGCAGCGTAAAATACAGGTGGGGGCTGCAAAATCAATAAAATGGTGGGTAGCTCACCAGATAAAAAATGTTTACCCCTGAAAGGAAGTAGGCCATGTTTCAACCTTTAGTTGAGCCAATAACCTTTGAAGAGTTTCTGGAATGGAAACCAGAAAATGGTCGATATGAACTGCACAAAGGAGTGATAGTCGAAATGCAACCAACAGGGGATCATGAATTAGTCAGAGGATTTTTGATTAGCGAAATCAACTTTGAAATTCGGAGATTAAAACTTGCATATTCGATACCTTCTCAAGCTTTAGTGAAAGCAGTAGACAAAAAATCTGGTTATATTCCCGATGTGTTGGTATTAAATGTGCCTAACTTAATTAATGAAGCATTGTGGAAGAAATCATCAACAGTTTCTCAAGCGGAATCAATACCATTAATCATAGAAGTAGTCAGCACAAATTGGCGTGATGATTACTTCCTAAAATTTGGGGAATATGAAGAAATGAGGATTCCAGAATATTGGATTGTTGATTATGCAGCTCTTGGTGGCAAGCGTTTTATTGGCAGTCCTAAACAACCAACAATATCAATTTATGTTTTAGTTGAGGGAGAATATCAGCTAACTCAGTTTAGAGGAAATGACCAAATTAAATCACAGACTTTCCCAGAATTAAGTTTGACTGCTAATCAAATTTTTGAAGCTGCTTTGGGAGAGTATTAATCAACAATAATTAACCCAAGATGACCAGGAGCTAATTATGAATTTAACCCAAGCATACCAGGAAGCTAGAGCGCAAGCTTTACAAGAAGGACAACGCCAAGTAGTAGAAAATTTGTTGAGATTCAGATTTGGGGAAGTAGATGAAGAACTATCAAAAGTAGTCGATAGTTTACTAGAGTTATCGGCAGAAGAATTTACGCCCATGTGTCTAGAATTATCGCGTGAAGAACTGTTAGCCAGATTTTCGCATTAAACGTAAGAATACAGGAGTCAGGATACAGGAGTCAGAATAATTCAAATTCTGATTTTCATCGCTAATATTTCTAAAACACTATTAATTCTGACTTCTGAGTGCTGAATACTTAGCATTAAACCACCACACATCAAAAATGCAAGCGGTTTGTTAACAGCAGACCATTGGTGACAAGTTAAGGCTGTAAATCTTTTGTCAAGAGGCTTTGAGAGAATTGTTGAAGAAAAACTGGTCAGACCCTCGTTGAAGATCAGGGAAAGGAGCGACAATTAACTTAATGTTTGGTTTTCGCTTCTGTTTGATAATCCCTAAATCTCGATTTTGAGGGTCAGCAAAATACTTAACAGGGTCTGTTGCCTTACCTTTTTGATGAGCCATCGTAAAATGATAAAGACCACGATAAATCATTTCTAATGAAATCTCATCAAAAGGCAGAGAAAGTTCGTCAGCTACAGCATCACCTAAATCTACTAAAACCGCATAAAATAACCAAGTTGCCCAAATCTGCAACTTAATCCCATTAATTGAACCCGTCCATAAATAACTTAGCCCTAAGAGTCTTTTGACAGTATTAAAAGCATCTTCAATGCGCCAACGTCGTCGATATAAATCGGCTACAACATAAGGGGGTAAAACATTAGGATCTAGAACGCTTGTTAAATAAGAATGCCATGTTTTTCCAGAACGCACTTCAATTAACCGTAAGGTAATAAATGGGGTCTTATTTGTGCCAGAACCCAGACGTATCTTTCTGTCCCTGAGTCCATAGCTATCTGTAAATACCTGTTCTATCTTGATTGCTGCTCCTTTTTTTATTCTCGTAATAAAGTCAACTTTTTTCTCGATTAACTGATGCCAAAACTTAAAGTGATAAAAACCTCTATCTAATAAGAGTAAAGTTCTTGTTGTAACTAAATTTAGGATATTTTCTTCCGATTTAGTGTCAGATGCCTTGGGATTTTCTTCAAACCAAATTTCTACAGGTAATCTGGTCATTAAATCAATGACTGTACTCATTTTTCCTGCTAATTGCCCTCTTTGAGCCGACTCTAAGCTTTGTAATTTTCTAAACAATGCCTCCAGTGTTGACCCGTCTACTATCCAAATTTTCTCGAATTTTGATAATGTAAACTGAATACTTTCTGGCAACGGTCGTTTATTTCTACTATGCCAAGCTGTTCTTAAACTAGGCAGTAAATCTTTAAATACTTTTTCAAATAATTCTGATGGAAATGTCAAAAATCTCTGTGATACAGCTTGTTGACTAACTTTTGTAGGATTACACCACAGAAAACCGTCTCTAGCTAACATTCTTGTCAGTTCTCTGACTCCGGCTATGTCTCGCCATAACAAGGTTAGTACCGCAGCCATCATCAATGGTAAATTCAGTATCCGTTCTCTGAGTCCTAGTTTTCGGTAGTAATTTTCTTGATTTGTAATCGCTGGGGTCAATAATTTTTCCAGTTGCTCTGCAATTACTTCGTCTTCCACCATTGGTCTGTGTTTCTTTTTGGCGTGGTCTCTATTGGTTTTTTTGCTGGTGGTCATGACTGGACTCAATCGCTCAATTACTTGTCTAGACTGAGTTTCCCATGCTTTTGACCACTACAAATACCACCCTTGACAATTTTCCCTTTTCCTTAACTTGTCACCAATGGCTAGAGCCGGAGAAACAGCTAGAAGTTTGGCAGCAGGCAGTAGAACTTGCTGGCGGTAAAGTGCCGACTGGTAGGATTGTGAAAGATGTTGTGCAAAGGATAATCGAGCGCACCCAAATACCCAACAGCTACCAGATTGGGGAGGTATGCCAAATCTTAGCCAAGGACAATCCCGAACTCAGAGGTAAAGGTGGCTGTTGGTGCATAGTAGTTGCTGTCCATGACTTCAGTTGTACCGTGAGGCTTTGGAATGGCGAATGTACTGTTGGTATACAGCATCTAAAGTCTTACAACTATCTGCCTGCTGAGTGTGAGCAGATGCAGGTGATCTGCGATCGCATCAATCGGGTGTATTCTACTGAACTGGAGGAGTCGGTGCAGAAGTTTTTGGAGTCGTTGGGGAAGCTGAAGCGGGTTTATTTGACGGGGTTGGAGGAGAAAGTGCTGGGTGTGATAGAAAGAGAATACGGTGTTGTGGGTTAAACTCCAGAAAACACTCGACAATATAAAGATACTCATCATATGATTAGGGAATCAGCTTGATTTTTGGCAAACCTATAGTGAGGTCAAAAACCCTGGGGGTTTGCCAAAAACGCCAGAACCATGACAACATAATAATTACAGCGTTTCTATAATTAGGGAAGTTGCAAATTACTTGCAATAATGACGGCTGAAATCGACCTGATTTTGAGGTTTGTCAAAATGCTTCCCAGGAAGCCTGCTCCGTAACAGTTTCAGCACCGGGCGGTTTCCAAAGCCTATTACCCCGCAAGGGGACTGAAACAATGTATTATTTTCATCAACTGAATAAGTATTATTTGTTTCCAAAGCCTATTACCCCGCAAGGGGACTGAAACATGTCTTTAACGTTTATCTTTAAAATTCTTGCACAAGGTTTCCAAAGCCTATTACCCCGCAAGGGGACTGAAACATATAAATCTAATATCAGGATGTAATCCCTGTTTTTGGTTTCCAAAGCCTATTACCCCGCAAGGGGACTGAAACGCTGCATCTAATCTTTCTATAGCCAAATCTAGTTCGTTTCCAAAGCCTATTACCCCGCAAGGGGACTGAAACAGACTACACAAGTAGAACTAACAACTGAATGGTTGGTTTCCAAAGCCTATTACCCCGCAAGGGGACTGAAACAGTTGTCAGCCCTTCAATGTTCATGTTTCCTCTTTTGTTTCCAAAGCCTATTACCCCGCAAGGGGACTGAAACGCGAAAAAAGTATTTTACGTCAAAATTTTACAGGGTTTCCAAAGCCTATTACCCCGCAAGGGGACTGAAACAACCGACTAGTTTCCAAAGCCTATTACCCCGCAAGGGGACTGAAACAACAACTAAGCAAATTA
It encodes:
- a CDS encoding Uma2 family endonuclease, with amino-acid sequence MFQPLVEPITFEEFLEWKPENGRYELHKGVIVEMQPTGDHELVRGFLISEINFEIRRLKLAYSIPSQALVKAVDKKSGYIPDVLVLNVPNLINEALWKKSSTVSQAESIPLIIEVVSTNWRDDYFLKFGEYEEMRIPEYWIVDYAALGGKRFIGSPKQPTISIYVLVEGEYQLTQFRGNDQIKSQTFPELSLTANQIFEAALGEY
- a CDS encoding ASCH domain-containing protein — protein: MTTTIIKAISLHQPWATFIPMGLKKYETRSWHTSYRGQLLICAAKKVSTSQKLTHNYLINKYQQLLTQTDNYLEWQDLPFGCAVTLVDLTACIKMTPQFINQQPETEIDTGDWKPGRFAWQLDNIRPIVPPISVIGKQGLFNVEVDLSEYGLEAVA
- a CDS encoding helix-turn-helix domain-containing protein, with the translated sequence MELTLMRVTFSKEIPGLGEKIKALRKASPKSLTELAAEAGISTPHWNRIENEKIQELPIETLRSIEKALGAELGIEM
- a CDS encoding IS4 family transposase: MVEDEVIAEQLEKLLTPAITNQENYYRKLGLRERILNLPLMMAAVLTLLWRDIAGVRELTRMLARDGFLWCNPTKVSQQAVSQRFLTFPSELFEKVFKDLLPSLRTAWHSRNKRPLPESIQFTLSKFEKIWIVDGSTLEALFRKLQSLESAQRGQLAGKMSTVIDLMTRLPVEIWFEENPKASDTKSEENILNLVTTRTLLLLDRGFYHFKFWHQLIEKKVDFITRIKKGAAIKIEQVFTDSYGLRDRKIRLGSGTNKTPFITLRLIEVRSGKTWHSYLTSVLDPNVLPPYVVADLYRRRWRIEDAFNTVKRLLGLSYLWTGSINGIKLQIWATWLFYAVLVDLGDAVADELSLPFDEISLEMIYRGLYHFTMAHQKGKATDPVKYFADPQNRDLGIIKQKRKPNIKLIVAPFPDLQRGSDQFFFNNSLKAS